Within Deinococcus actinosclerus, the genomic segment CGGCACCTTGTGGGTGGGCCTGCCGGAAGACGACCTCATCGCCGCGCGCCAGAGCGCCCTGAGTGCGCTGCTGCTCGCCCTGCTGACCGCGCCGCTGATCCTGCTGCTGACCGGCTGGTGGGTGGGCCGCCGCGCGCTGGCGGGCCTGGAGGGCGCCGCGAATCTGGCCGACCGGCTGGACCCGGCCGTGAGCCTCGCGCCGCTGCCCCTCCCGGCCCGCGAGGACGAGGTGCAGCGCCTGCTTGTGGCGATCAACAGCCTGCTGGGCCGCATCGAGGCGCAGCAGGCGCGGGAAAAGCAGCTGCTGGGCCAGATCGTGCATGAGCTGGGCGCGCCGCTGACCGTCCTGAAGGCCAGCCTGAGCCGCGCCGAGGCCCGCCTGGGCGACCCGGAGGTGGCCCGCGCGGCGCTGGTGGCGGACGAACTGACCTTCACCACGCAGGACCTGATGCAGCTCGCCCGCGGTCAGCTGGAACTGAAGTTGGCGTGGCACTACATCCCGGCCCGGACCCTGCGCGAGCGGCTGGACCGCCTCGTGCCGGGCACGACCTTCACCGGGGACTGGGACATCGGGATCCTGTGCGACCCGGACCGGCTGACGCAGGCGCTGCGCAACCTCCTGGCGAACGGGCGGCGGCACGCGGGCGCTGACGGCACGGTCACGCTGGACCTGCGCGAGACGCCCGAGCAGCTGTGCTTCCGGGTCCGGGACTCCGGACCGGGCCTGCCGCCGGAGCTGGGCGAGCAGATCTTCGAGCCGTTCGTGAGTGGCGCGGGCAGCAGTGGCCTGGGCCTGAGCGTGGCGCGGCAGATCGCGCGGATGCACGGGGGGGACCTGAGCGGCACGAACCACCCGGACGGCGGGGCGCTGTTCACCCTGACGCTGCCCGGCGCGGCGCTGGGTGACGATGGGGACGATCT encodes:
- a CDS encoding sensor histidine kinase; translation: MIPGARPVTTPAGARRAALLTPGAGLYSARVAWRHSLRFRLALTYSALSAALLMLITLGVVSLLLSRMEQQFVDRLNDRADTLAAAFTNLGGGFGKSATGAGAYTLVIDLDGQVIAASPALREFQNSPYPFGTLSRVPVQGTTVRAVKRKAGNFGTLWVGLPEDDLIAARQSALSALLLALLTAPLILLLTGWWVGRRALAGLEGAANLADRLDPAVSLAPLPLPAREDEVQRLLVAINSLLGRIEAQQAREKQLLGQIVHELGAPLTVLKASLSRAEARLGDPEVARAALVADELTFTTQDLMQLARGQLELKLAWHYIPARTLRERLDRLVPGTTFTGDWDIGILCDPDRLTQALRNLLANGRRHAGADGTVTLDLRETPEQLCFRVRDSGPGLPPELGEQIFEPFVSGAGSSGLGLSVARQIARMHGGDLSGTNHPDGGALFTLTLPGAALGDDGDDLDDADVLDEPPLTRSGA